The genomic stretch TGCTgttgtggcatgctcttgacagtgCTTGATAGTGTGTTTCTGCTTTTTCACGAGGACGGATATTTCTTTTATCCGTCCTCATGAAGGCAGTGgtggggcggcagtggctcagtggttcatgtaagttgtctacaaatcggaaggttggtggttcaatccccggttCCACCTGACCCTAGGTGCTCCAGACGACCCTTGCATAATTTTAGTCTTTATCACTCACAATTTGAAAGAATATTAGCCGCCAATATTCTACTAGCGTGTTTAACAATATAACCAAGGCACTTGGCAACCCaaggcaaaaaaaaactttagtttGTGGAAAACACTGATGAAAATTTGAGAAAATGTAACCACTGTAGCACAAAAGAAAATTACAATTAAAAGTTCTGTATTTGACCAGCAAATAAGCGGTGTAAGCACATAAGCACTATTATATTATAACATTTTTTAGAGCAACTAATAAAAAGTGCTTTAGCTATACATACTGCAGAAATCAATTGATGTGAAGCATTACGTAGAAatagtttatatacatttataacatTTCAGTTTGGCTTATGACAGTGAATTGTTTGGTCTCtatacaataaaacaaatattgtgaCCCTGCCGCTATAAACCCAGCCAaagttttttacataaaatctaATCATCCTTCATAACGTAAAGAACATTATCTGAAAATACAACactgatatctttaatattgactgagtatgTCAAAACATTTGATGCCTAGATTTTACAGTCAGGGTCACATTACAATTAACAGCAGAGTGTGTGATTAAGCAAACAAAAGTCCTCAATGAATTACAGTGTATTTACTACAGCAAATGTTGATTTTTTCTCCATGACTTTTTTATGAAGAAGAGCTTATTGTCAATGGCACACCCTCGGTCACCGGCGTCAGGAAGTAGTCTCTGTTATGCAGGTAAATACCCTCCTTTCCCTCTTGCTGATCAGGAAGGAAACTTGGTTGTTGCTGTTTGTGGTTGATAGGAACCATCAGAGACATTTCCTCCTCTGGAAGCCACTCAGAAAGTGTGGTAGGAGTAAGAGGGGGAGAGGAATGAGGTTGGGAAGAACAAGCCAAATTCTCTTTCCCTACTTTAGACACAAATCGCAGCTTATACCTGAAGAAAAGAAATATGATTGATAGAAAACATGTCTTTTAAATCATCATTTTACACTATATTCCCCAAATagcaggtttgtaacatgagTAAGGGTGAAAAAATGCACAAATCACTAAATGCATAATAAAGATGTAACAGCGAAAAGTTTTACCTGAAGAAATAAACTGTAAGTATCACGAGGGCTACAAAACAACACATCCCACAAATCCATAACACATACATCCATACTGCAGCGCTATCAACAGCTTCATCTATGTTCACTGAACCTGAAAGAAAGTAAACGCTTAAGAAAGTGCACTGACATTTGGAGAGGAACATTTCAATTACAGCACATTATGAAACTGTGCTATTAATAATTTCCTGTGTTTTATCTAGTAAAGTACCACATTATTTCTTATCTCAGTTCATCATTGAATTAACAGATGTGTGGGCAACAACCCCTAATTTAGAACAATGATGTTTATGCCATGTTCACTTAAGGGTCATATCCACCGACTCACCAACATCAGGACCTTCAGATTCCCCTGAACCTTCAGAAAACATCTCCTGCAAAAAAGTAGGCATGAGGTGTGTTGGTTACTATGTGTGTGTGGATGTATGTTGTGTGGATTTGCAATGTATTAATGCATTAGAATGATTGGACATACCAAGCTATTGTTGTCAAAAGTTGGACTATTTTCAGGAACTACAAAGAAACACAACAAACAGatattcaaatgtaaaaaagaattattttatatatttggtgTAAATGAGAGATTTCTTTATAGAATGTGTACGTACGAACCTATGCGTATTTCGTTGTTTGACCAGGTGAATCCAATGACTGTCTGAGTCCAATCACTCCACATGCCAACAAACTCATCTTTGGCCCGAAGCTGAATCTCATACGGAGTGTTAGGCAGAGCATCAGAAATCGTCCGAGACAGTCGTCTTTCCCATAATTCACCTATTATCCCATCTATAAACTGGTACTAGAGAGAGCAcatagaaaaaaataacaaactcaAAGCCAAACCCAAGATATATCTGTGTATAGAAACAATTGAGGGGGAGAGATATATTGATTCATCTATAAGCATCATATTACATTTTCTGCGGGTTGTGGTCGGTATCTCAGCTGGAATTGCAGGTTGTAGAAGCCATGTTTCCAAGTACTGGGATACCACCAGGACACTTTAAGTTTATGGTTATGGCCTGTAACTGCTCTCACTTCTACATTGATCGGAGGGTCTGGCTTAACTACAGAGAAAATGTATTATTCTACAAATGTGTTGTAATGTATCTTATAAAATGAACTTGATGTTAAGACAGCCGTGACaactttactttttaaatatcaCATAGCCACTAGGATAAAGGAACAGAAGCACTCACTTATATTTTGTAACCTAAAGTTGATTTGAGGGCTGATGGCATTGCCCGCTGTGTTTGTCACACACAGTTTTGCCAAATATAGCGCGTCGTCCCCTTCCTCCATAGGAAAAGCACACCAACATCGCGATCGAGAGAATGAACAATTGATATGAGTGACATTATTTGAGAATCCtttggggagagagagagagagagagagagcattattattttgtaaatgttttttaaatccaaaaccaatatgatgttattttttGATGGATATacatagtgctgggcaaagataaatcgcgattaatcgcatacaaaataaaagtgcattttagcaTAATATctaagtgtgtgctgtgtgtaattattatgtacatataaatacacacacattcatgtatgtattcaagaaacatttacatgtgtatatatatttattgatatttttatatattatataaaatggatatataaataaaatgttctgaaatgaatcatatacattgtatttatatatCCTTTTTAtatgtacgtgtgtgtgtttaaatatacataataattacacacagtacacccatatctttattttgtatgcaatcgatcgcaattaatctttgcccagcaatAGATTTAAACTTTAAGTTTATGAACTTTTACTGTGTCAAGctcaaaaaagacaaaacaccACAAGATCATGCACTGAGGTTTTCTGGAGCCATAGCTTTGTGGGATCTTAAAATGGTGTCAGTTGTCTAGTTTGAAGACAACGTTTGGTCAAGAGACTCACTAAAACTAATGACATCTGATTATTCACAGCCAGCATGATAATTAATGAGACATTTTGAGTTTTTGTAAACTTCACTTTTAGACAAGGATCTCATGCCATTATAAGATgcagaataaaatgcataagTCATACACTTCAAAAGAAATGGTGGTAAATAGCACTCATAATGGTTCATTGGCTTgcaatcatagaggaaccactttaagtgctaaatagcacctatgtagaaccatacATACACTccaaaaacaaacggtgctacacagcaccaaaagtggttctttgctcgtaatcatagaagaaccatttttagtgccatatagcaccggtaaAGCACCAGtaaagcacctgtgtagaaccatatagtgctatgtagaaccatatgtggtgccatatggcccctatatggttctacacaggtgctttaCAGGTGCTTccccggtgctatatggcactaaaaatggttcttctatgattacgagcaaagaaccacttttggtgtgtgtgtgtgtgtgtgtgtgtgtgtgtgtgtgtcatttaCCACAACAGCAAAGTGATTTTGAGTGACAACTTATCCCAATGTGCGAcccacagtttgaaaaccactgctctagTCTATAGCACATAAAGGggtggtttcacagacagggattagcttaaaccaggactagaccttagtttaattatgaaatataactagtttaaacatgccttactaaaaacattacttgtgtgcattttgaggcaaaacaaaggccactaatgtattttaagatatgtcagtgcaagctgttttcagtttggacagctcttatatttattttagtctaggattaGTCTAACCCCTGTACTGGAGACCACCTCAAAGTGGCCAATGAACCACGTTTAGCactgtttttagagtgtatgggCTACTGTTTGCTTGTTCCCCCTTTAAATATctttcaaattgttttttttatttttctccacACAGAAAAACCACCTGACCTAgctcgaaccagggaccttcttgctgtgaggtaacagtgctacccactgagccactgtgccACCCTCTCTTTTTtgtacagttttataaatgactgATTTTAAATGAACTAGTTATCTTGGTTTATTTACTCTACACACACTCACCCTTTTCTAAGAAGTAGATAACAGAGTGGCCGTGGGGTTACTGGTTGCTTGGATGTCCAATCACAGCGGACCTTGCTAGTGGGGAACTTCCTGTAGCAAGAGACGGTGGGTCTCTCAGGGGACACtgtaataaaaacatgcaaGAATGTGCGCAATTCTGCGTATGTCCTTAAACAATACATCGGAGCATTTGTTTGGGAAAGTCCTCACCTCCCACACTGATGTTGATAGTTGAGATAAGTCTCTCTCCTTTGTAGCAGCTGTAATTTCCAGAATTGGCCAAGCTGAGATATGGCAGTCTTAAAATCCCTCCCCTTCGCACTTGCCGACCATTCAGAGTCCAGTGTGCTCGCGTTTTGATCCCTCTGGTCACCCTGGACCCTTCTTCTTCATACGCGTAGTCGTCATATTCATCTTCCTCCGAAAAGAAATCTATCCCCATGGTAACACCATTGTCCCCTTCCTCCTGTCTAGCTCCTTCCACCTTCTCTGAATGGGCGGGTTGATCAACATCACGCAAGACACGACTCAACGTGGGTCGATCCTCTCTTGTAGTTATAGAGGGTTTAGCAGTAACCATCATGTCTTTTTTAGCTTTGGTTTGTATACCTGAATCAATCTGTTTGTATGTTGTACCAGCTGGAGCAGTTCCTTTGATATAGCTCTGATTTATACTATTAACGTCAACATACACCGCATCTTTTTGGGTTGTTAAGCCGACGGTTACACCCTCTGATCTGTTTCTGAGTTTTTTATGCACAGTGGCTGAAACTAATGGGACATCATTTACAGTGACATCACCTCTGCAGCCAAGCACAACGTTGCTTCCCAACTTCAATACCAGAACTCCAGGAGGAGGCTCTGAAAAAGACAATTTTACACAAAGACTATTTTTATCCACCTAGGGTTTCACAGGCAAGGTGACACATAATATATCACATGTCTGGGTATATATATTTCATAGTTCAATGGGTTAGTTAAATATGGGACAAAATTATGCAACAAAAAACTGCTTTTAATTTCAGTTCCTTTTACTGGGCTGAACTCCCCAGATTCATCACCACAAACACTCTTTCTTTCTGGCTATTACTTTTTAAGTCTGACTGAAATGATGGCACGTCAGTGGATTTTGTCCacttttaaggtaaaaaaagtaTCTGAATATACTTAAAGAAATTAGCATAAAGAAATATAAGACATAAAGTGCCAAATATTTCTTTCTTCAAATTGATTCGTGGCACTTTGTAAATGAGTTTGGTTATATTAAACTATTAACAAGAACATTCATccgttaatgtttatttatagcTTTGATTTTCTGCAAGTTCTCCTTAAATTCAACCGCGTTTATTTCTTATGGTAGGCTAAACAGTTTTACAGATCCTGAGATAGAATAAACTAAAATACCAAGATAATGTTTATCAAAATTACCACATCCACCATTAACACATTGACCACATAAGAGATTAACACATGATTGACACACATTAAATAAACTAACGAAACTAAAGAAAATAAAGCAGCGCGTATACGAATCTCAAATATAAACTATATGCTAATGTTTAAATAAACGCTACATCCACGACACAAATTCAACAAAACGCCACATTGTTTGTAAAATTTAAATGATGAATTACCTTTGCGAGGACACAGCTCACTTTCATGGTGACAGTGAACTTTCACCGCAGATAAACACAGGAGTAACGTGAACGTTGATGGGCACCACATTATAAATGAAAACTTTCACTTCCAAAATTAAAGAGCCACAAAAATACTTAGAGTATGACGAAACATAATGTCAACGCATTAGGTTTAACGTGTTGTACGTTTACATTTTCCGCGGTCAGCATTTAGACAGTCTAATGAAAGAAACACTAATACGAATCATCCAATAACGCTTCATTTCAATTCTCTTTGGTCTaacataaacattttcagtTCGGGACCTTGTATACGTATGTAAGAGACGAGTACAGCCCCTTCCCCTCTCACTCTGCATATTAAACTATCTGTTACTTTAACAAATCCGCTCTTGCGAAACCCTTGAACCACAAAGACAAACAAGTTCCTATTTGACAAGGCAAAGAGCGTGAAACAAAGTATTTCTGTTTGCGGTCAACTTTATAAAAACTACATTATAGGGAAGAAGAGATGACCCAAGGTCTTAAAATCTGCTAGTCATCAAAGTTTAGTCCACAATATTTgcttctgattttttttttaaattaaatataaatggaaaaaactattttgtgtgatttataaaaaaatatgtagtcctaaatgtgataaattgctttaaagtaaatgtaaataaatatcaaGTCAAGTGACTTGACACAATTTGTCAGAATaggtaaatatttttaatatagtaatatatatatatattttaaatcagtTTTTACATGTAAAATAACCACTTCTTTATCACTTGGTATTTCTTAAAGGcgaagttcacccaaaaaaatgaaaattctatcatttactcaccctaatgttatcaacctgtatgagtttattttttcttttaaacacaaaagatttttgataaatgtaaccacacagttgactGCACCCATTGAATTAaaatactgtggaagtcaatgggtactgaAAACTGTGCGCTTGTTTAGAACAGTGGTTCACTCAAAAAAATAGTTTGTTCATTCAACATAATTGAATTAAGAAAAACTTTTCCACGAAATTAGTTTAGGTTTGTACAACAAGAATACAataagttaatttaaacaaataatcttttgttgcaccaacttaataaatatgttttcattggtcataaaaatatcttgtttaataaacttaattcaGTTAAGGGAAACTTTTCCACGCAATTAATTCTGGTCTGCTCAACAAAGAGAAAACAAGTTCATTCAAGCAAAAAAAGTCTAGTTAAACCAACTGTCCGTTTCTATAtaatactaattagcataagcacacGTTAGCATGCTAATGACACATTGGATGAACATGTGAGAAGAGATTGATCTTCAAACAGGTATTAACACAGATAGTGCTCTTTAAAAGAAGTACGTCACATCCACAAGTgccactcttctgcacgatggtaaccaaacaattcgtaaaaatataacacaaactcttctaaatcaataagataaatgACTATCAAACACTATAAagtctttacctaaaaatgcataaaataacaattaattttaaaaaatactctCCAAaggcagttgcatgcaaagcatgctgtgAAATACAGATTCACGGCTCAGTGAGTAATAGCAACAAAAATCATTCATGTGGTCCAAACATAAAATTATTGagttaatgtaatttttttatttaagcagattgaacatgataaaaataatttgagacaacaaaaaagaaaaaaatgtgttgtattAACTTGTTTCATTTAAGTCAATTAGACAAGGTCCAAAGAAAGGTCCATATTTTTTTTGAGTGAAAgttttagaacaacataagggtgagtaaatgattaaagtattttaatttttgggtgaactatcccttcaagtatttattttgaagtcatTCAATTTATGAATTGGttctttaaatattatttatatca from Misgurnus anguillicaudatus chromosome 10, ASM2758022v2, whole genome shotgun sequence encodes the following:
- the il6r gene encoding interleukin-6 receptor subunit alpha, translated to MWCPSTFTLLLCLSAVKVHCHHESELCPRKEPPPGVLVLKLGSNVVLGCRGDVTVNDVPLVSATVHKKLRNRSEGVTVGLTTQKDAVYVDVNSINQSYIKGTAPAGTTYKQIDSGIQTKAKKDMMVTAKPSITTREDRPTLSRVLRDVDQPAHSEKVEGARQEEGDNGVTMGIDFFSEEDEYDDYAYEEEGSRVTRGIKTRAHWTLNGRQVRRGGILRLPYLSLANSGNYSCYKGERLISTINISVGVSPERPTVSCYRKFPTSKVRCDWTSKQPVTPRPLCYLLLRKGFSNNVTHINCSFSRSRCWCAFPMEEGDDALYLAKLCVTNTAGNAISPQINFRLQNIIKPDPPINVEVRAVTGHNHKLKVSWWYPSTWKHGFYNLQFQLRYRPQPAENYQFIDGIIGELWERRLSRTISDALPNTPYEIQLRAKDEFVGMWSDWTQTVIGFTWSNNEIRIVPENSPTFDNNSLEMFSEGSGESEGPDVGSVNIDEAVDSAAVWMYVLWICGMCCFVALVILTVYFFRYKLRFVSKVGKENLACSSQPHSSPPLTPTTLSEWLPEEEMSLMVPINHKQQQPSFLPDQQEGKEGIYLHNRDYFLTPVTEGVPLTISSSS